A single region of the Brachypodium distachyon strain Bd21 chromosome 3, Brachypodium_distachyon_v3.0, whole genome shotgun sequence genome encodes:
- the LOC100838493 gene encoding probable plastidic glucose transporter 2, with product MRWNLNTSAYKRVSSRDAAMDPDVEMPVKLADGGGAGPSWRMSLPHVCVATLTSFLFGYHTGVVNEPLESISADLGFAGNTLAEGLVVSICLGGAFVGCLFSGSVADGIGRRRAFQLSALPMIVGAAISALTNSLEGMLFGRLLVGIGMGLGPPVAALYITEVSPPSVRGTYGSFVQIATCLGILFSLLVGTPVKDIDRWWRVCFWVSAVPAALQAIGMEFCAESPQWLYKCGRTSEAEMQFEKLLGPLHVKSAMAELSRSERGDDGENVKYSELFYGRHFNVVFIGTTLFALQQLSGINSVFYFSSTVFRSVGVPSSFANICMGIANLAGSIVAMLLMDKLGRKVLLSGSFLGMAFSMGLQAIGANRHHLGSASVYLSVGGILLFVLSFSLGAGPVPGLLLPEIFPNKIRAKAMALCMSVHWVFNFFVSLLFLRLLEQLGPQVLYTIFSSVCVVAAVFVRRHVIETKGKTLQEIEVSLLQPQ from the exons ATGCGGTGGAATCTTAACACCTCTGCGTACAAGCGCGTGTCGTCCAGGGACGCTGCCATGGATCCCGATGTCGAGATGCCAG TGAAGTTggcggatggcggcggcgctggcccgTCGTGGCGCATGTCGCTGCCGCACGTGTGCGTCGCCACGCTCACCTCCTTCCTCTTTGGTTACCACACCGG GGTGGTGAACGAGCCGCTGGAGAGCATCTCCGCGGACCTTGGCTTCGCTGGGAACACGCTTGCTGAAG GGCTCGTGGTGAGCATATGCTTGGGGGGAGCATTCGTTGGCTGCCTGTTTAGTGGTTCCGTTGCTGATGGGAtcgggcgccggcgcgcctTTCAGCTTAGTGCACTGCCCATGATAGTTGGTGCTGCCATAAG TGCTCTCACCAATAGTCTGGAGGGTATGCTCTTTGGAAGACTCTTGGTTGGAATAGGAATGGGGTTGGGTCCACCGGTGGCTGCACTCTATATAACAGAG GTTTCTCCCCCCTCTGTGAGGGGTACATATGGAAGCTTTGTTCAGATTGCGACCTGTCTTGGAATCTTATTTTCTCTGCTAGTTGGCACACCTGTCAAGGACATCGATAGATG GTGGAGAGTGTGTTTCTGGGTTTCAGCTGTCCCAGCAGCTTTACAAGCTATTGGTATGGAGTTCTGTGCTGAGAGCCCCCAGTGGCTATATAAG TGCGGAAGAACAAGTGAAGCAGAAATGCAATTCGAGAAGCTTCTAGGTCCTCTTCACGTAAAATCTGCTATGGCAGAACTATCTCGATCTGAAAGAGGAGATGATGGAGAAAATGTGAAGTACTCAGAGTTGTTTTATGGGCGCCATTTTAACG TTGTTTTTATTGGCACAACGCTCTTTGCTTTACAACAGTTATCGGGCATAAATTCTGTGTTCTATTTCTCATCAACTGTGTTTAGAAGCGTGGGGGTTCCCTCTAGCTTTGCCAATATATGCATGGGGATTGCAAATTTAGCAG GTTCAATTGTAGCAATGCTTCTAATGGACAAACTAGGCAGAAAAGTGCTTCTTTCAGGAAGCTTCCTTGGCATG GCCTTCTCAATGGGACTTCAGGCTATTGGAGCAAATCGTCACCACCTTGGTTCTGCAAGCGTGTATCTTTCGGTTGGTGGCATACTGTT GTTTGTCCTGTCATTTTCACTGGGAGCAGGGCCAGTTCCAGGACTTCTTTTGCCTGAGATTTTCCCAAACAAAATTCGGGCCAAAGCTATGGCTCTATGCATGTCTGTGCATTGG GTCTTTAACTTCTTTGTTAGTTTGTTGTTCTTGCGACTTCTGGAGCAACTTGGTCCGCAAGTTCTGTACACAATATTTTCATCAGTTTGCGTGGTAGCAGCGGTATTTGTTCGGCGCCATGTGATTGAAACAAAGGGAAAAACTTTGCAAGAGATAGAAGTATCACTCTTACAACCACAATAA
- the LOC100840937 gene encoding cytochrome c-type biogenesis CcmH-like mitochondrial protein, with the protein MASEEDVKQRQIVEDRARNISHNVRCTECGSQSIEDSQADVAILLRRLIRDEIKSGKSDKEIYKKLEEDFGETVLYAPKFDLQTAAIWLSPVIVGGVAAGMWAYQKHRQRTNVHIMALNLVRGVPLTPREKETMIDILTPPPPARRWWWPV; encoded by the exons ATGGCCAGTGAAGAGGATGTGAAGCAGCGGCAGATTGTTGAAGACCGTGCAAGAAATATTAGCCACAATGTCCGATGCACTGAGTGTGGCAGCCAGTCCATTGAAGATTCACAAGCAGATGTTGCAATTCTTCTTAGAAGG CTCATTCGTGATGAAATCAAATCTGGAAAGAGTGACAAGGAGATATACAAAAAATTAGAAGAAGACTTTGGAGAAACAGTTCTATATGCCCCTAAATTTGATCTTCAAACTGCTGCAATATGGTTATCACCG GTCATTGTGGGTGGTGTAGCAGCCGGCATGTGGGCTTACCAAAAGCATAGGCAAAGGACTAATGTTCACATCATGGCTCTGAACCTCGTCCGAGGGGTTCCCCTGACTCCGAGGGAGAAGGAGACCATGATTGACATCCTTACCCCACCTCCGCCAGcaaggaggtggtggtggcctgTATGA
- the LOC100846004 gene encoding galactoside 2-alpha-L-fucosyltransferase: MRGQAAVALAAKEAAMDVEGTARATRQRPATSWSSWHGGADVEAAKRLRRLRSCARSAVPTVCVAATVLAVVVLCNAGAGGSSPNNMSSPSSSWSFFQDPPPSNLTASQLLDGLLTADFGHRSCQSRYEFSSYYANKTNNATSHSRPHHKPSPYLLAKLRTHEAIQRRCGQGTAPYAAAIQQLKSGNGVASTDTEECRYLVSISYDRGLGNRMLATASAFLYAVLTGRTLLVHQYKHDVGALFCEPFPGTTWLLPSPSGWPWPWGGSSSFPLGNLRDDYDGSSSSSLGNLLKHNVISVSGPQGQGNNATWADSEQRPPYVYLHLEGGFDFFDKLFFCDEHQRLLHGAPWLLMKTDSYLVPGLFLLPCFRGELERMFPEKDAAFHHIGRYLFHPVNDVWSAVKGYYGANLAGAGHRVGIQIRVFQKGKAPVQRLLDQVLSCVRREKLLPLPDHDDDQSQITSSSSSSDKDKAVLVTSLSSWYYERIREEYSKVAGGGVHQPSHEGRQKSGDTTHDARALSEMYLLSMCDVLVTTGFSTFGYVAQGIGGIRPWIMPTPDPWNMPTPEKEEAPVDRPCVRASSVEPCFHSPSYYDCKARRDVDLTKVLPYVRRCEDVSWGIKIANGSSSHW, encoded by the exons ATGCGTGGCCAAGCTGCGGTGGCCTTGGCGGCCAAGGAAGCGGCCATGGACGTCGAGGGCACTGCTCGCGCAACAAGGCAGAGGCCGGCGACATCTTGGTCGTCGTGGCATGGCGGCGCCGACGTGGAGGCCGCGAAGAGGCTGCGGCGGCTCCGGAGCTGCGCGAGGAGCGCCGTGCCGACCGTCTGCGTGGCGGCGACCGTGCTCGCCGTGGTCGTGCTCTgcaacgccggcgccgggggcagCTCGCCGAACAACATGAGTAGTCCCAGCAGTAGCTGGTCGTTCTTCCAAG ATCCACCACCGTCAAACCTCACCGCGAGCCAGCTCCTGGACGGCCTGCTCACGGCGGACTTCGGCCACCGGTCATGCCAGAGCCGCTACGAGTTCTCCAGCTACTACGCCAACAAGACCAACAACGCCACATCGCACTCGCGCCCGCACCACAAGCCATCCCCGTACCTCCTCGCCAAGCTCCGGACGCACGAGGCGATCCAGAGGCGCTGCGGCCAGGGCACGGCCCCATACGCCGCGGCGATCCAGCAGCTCAAGTCCGGCAATGGCGTCGCGTCCACGGACACGGAAGAATGCCGCTACCTGGTGTCCATCAGCTACGACCGCGGGCTCGGCAACCGGATGCTGGCCACGGCGTCGGCGTTCCTCTACGCGGTGCTCACGGGCCGGACACTGCTCGTGCACCAGTACAAGCACGACGTGGGCGCGCTCTTCTGCGAGCCATTCCCCGGCACCACGTGGCTGCTCCCCTCGCCCAGCGgctggccatggccatggggtGGTTCTTCTAGTTTCCCGCTTGGGAACCTCCGGGATGACTACGacggcagctccagctccagcctcGGGAACCTGCTCAAGCACAACGTCATCTCCGTGTCCGGGCCCCAGGGCCAGGGCAACAACGCCACGTGGGCCGACAGCGAGCAGCGGCCGCCTTACGTGTACCTCCACCTGGAGGGCGGCTTCGACTTCTTCGAcaagctcttcttctgcgacGAGCACCAGCGGCTCCTCCACGGCGCGCCGTGGCTGCTCATGAAGACGGACAGCTACCTCGTGCCGGGGCTCTTCCTGCTGCCTTGTTTCCGTGGCGAGCTCGAGAGGATGTTCCCGGAGAAGGACGCCGCGTTCCACCACATCGGGAGGTACCTCTTCCACCCGGTGAACGACGTCTGGAGCGCCGTGAAAGGCTACTACGGCGCCAACCTTGCCGGCGCCGGGCACCGGGTCGGGATACAGATCCGGGTGTTCCAGAAGGGGAAGGCGCCGGTGCAGCGCCTCCTGGACCAGGTCCTCTCGTGTGTCCGCAGGGAGAAGCTTCTACCTCTACCGGATCATGATGATGATCAGAGCCAGATcacttcctcctcgtcgtcgtcggacaAGGACAAGGCTGTGCTGGTGACTTCGCTGAGCTCGTGGTACTACGAGAGGATCAGGGAGGAGTACAGCaaggtggccggcggcggggtgcACCAGCCGAGCCACGAGGGGCGGCAGAAGTCGGGGGACACCACGCACGACGCCAGGGCGCTCAGCGAGATGTACCTGCTCAGCATGTGCGACGTGCTCGTCACCACGGGGTTCTCGACGTTCGGGTACGTCGCGCAGGGGATCGGCGGGATCCGGCCGTGGATCATGCCCACGCCGGACCCGTGGAACATGCCCAcgccggagaaggaggaggcgccggTTGACCGTCCCTGTGTGCGAGCGTCGTCCGTCGAGCCCTGCTTCCACTCGCCGTCCTACTACGACTGCAAGGCCAGGAGAGACGTGGATCTGACCAAAGTGCTGCCGTACGTGCGGCGATGCGAGGATGTCAGCTGGGGGATCAAGATTGCCAACGGAAGCAGCAGCCACTGGTAA